In a genomic window of Urocitellus parryii isolate mUroPar1 chromosome 2, mUroPar1.hap1, whole genome shotgun sequence:
- the Usf3 gene encoding basic helix-loop-helix domain-containing protein USF3, whose amino-acid sequence MPEMTEHETPTKKQHRKKNRETHNAVERHRKKKINAGINRIGELIPCSPALKQSKNMILDQAFKYITELKRQNDELLLNGGNNEQAEEIKKLRKQLEEIQKENGRYIELLKANDICLYDDPTIHWKGNLKNSKVSVVIPSDQVQKNIIVYSNGSQPGGNSQGTAVQGITFNVSHNLQKQTANVVPVQRTCNLVTPVSISGVYPSENKPWHQTTVSALAANQPVPLCLPAAISAQNILELSTSESESSVLGATGSSLIAVSVGSEPHQHRSLHTGLNDQNSSETNNGQESPKLLKRTAPCVTSVPPSSSAPATKVHCGTKSCLSTQDFRGDFQNTFVVSVTTAVCSQLPRSAGDSSPVSVSKCTISTSTTSVVAPSASGVEKTTTPVSTLSTNPLDSGWTLSCSLPSSSVSASDLKNINSLTRISSAGNTQTTWTTLQLAGNTIQPLSQTPSSTVIPVLNESGPSPTASNHSRHMATSINLNNSLPTDGLSVEQVVVTLPSCPSLPVQPLIAQPQVKSQPPKNILPLNSAMQVIQMAQPVGSAVNATPANQNVIILQPPSTTPCPTVVRAEVPNQTVGQQIVIIQAANQNPLPLLSAPPPASVRLPVNGASAIIGSNHSVQNVSTPQTFGGKHLVHILPRPSSLSTSNSTQTFSVTMSNQQQPQTISLNGQLFALQPVMSSSGTTNHTPMQIIQPTTSEDPNTNVALNTFGALASLNQSISQMAGQSCVQLSLSQPANPQIAANSQTSPTNCVSLTTTVAPPMTTDNSAIPPGTFNLVTTSSMNTVACLPPTTKSKRLNKKPGAKKHIAASKPTCPLNPVREVGKSDCPNMESAAEPSCTPGLLESLPVVLPPVTLSQANSGSVSASHSLDMLNSESVIPESVSKSKSAEESSSPSQESGTSEHCAVAPAKSKDSTPILQRETSQDKPPSSLALSDATKSCTSANVLIPSPNPQILVSQVSGLSSSTRTTSTDCVSEVEIIAEPCRIEQESSCNDSDTMQTAGLLKGQGLTTLLSDVAKEKDPQKSTLSDPMDHPDFSSENSKIIDSSVDLHPKQELLLMNNDDRDPPQHQSCLPDQEVINGSLLTSRQADSPSSTSSGSTRSFSVASMLPETTREDVTSSTSTNTCDSYTFAGQPDIVALAATVIFGHHNIEKGRVGIQADVREGTSKPSEASSLEGDQSFKSQIPKENGTGQTEATPNELNSQDSIEVTVDRPLEKPSCSLGIKTSNGSLQVSTSQPPSLTSLSVNNLIHQSSISHPLVSCAGLSQTSERTTASATVNLTVSSSSYSSQPPGPPLMTEYSQDQLSTMNNTIPNSQIQESLLKPSHESRKDSAKRSVQDDLLLSSAKRQKHCQPVPLRLENMSLMSGTPDSISDQTQMMVSQLPPNSSNSVVPVSNPAHGDGLTRLFPPGNNFVSPALRQAEVQCSSQPSVAEQQQTQASQHLQALQQHVPAQGVSHLHSNHLYIKQQQQQQAGQLRERHHLYQLQHHVPHAETAVHSQPHNVHQQRTLQQEVQMQKKRNLVQGSQASQLSLQPKHHGTDQARPKSGQPHPHHQQMQQQMQQHFGSSQPEKSCENPSTSRNHHSHPQNHLNQDIMHQQQDVGSRQPGSGISSEHVSGHNPMQRLLTSRGLEQQMVSQSSIVTRPSDMTCTPHRPERNRVSSYSAEALIGKTSSNSEQRMGISIQGSRVSDQLEMRSYLDVPRNKSLAIHNMQGRVDHTVASDIRLSDCQTFKPSGAGQQPQNNFEVQSSRNNEIVNPVSSLRSMQSQAFRISQNTGPPPIDRQKRLPYPPVQSIPTGNAIPPRDSENTCHQSFMQSLLAPHLGDQVIGSQRSLSEHQRNTQCGPSSAIEYNCPPAHESVHIRRESENQNRESCDMSLGAINTRNNSLNIPFSSSSSSGDIQGRNTSPNVSVQKSNPMRITDSHGTKGHMNPPVTTNMHGVARPALPHPSVSHGNADQGPPVRQANSSVPQRSRHPLQDSSGSKIRQPERNRSGNQRHSNVFDPSLPHLPLSTSGSMILGRQQPTTEKRGSIVRFMPDSPQVPNDNSGPDQHTLSQNFGFPFIPEGGMNPPINANTSFIPQVTQPSATRTPALIPVDPQNTLPSFYPPYSPAHPTLSNDISIPYFSNQMFSNPSTEKVNSGSLNNRFGSILSPPRPVGFAQPSFPLLPDMPPMHMTNSHLSNFNMTSLFPEIATALPDGSAMSPLLTIANSSASDSSKQSSNRPAHNISHILGHDCSSAV is encoded by the exons AGCAAGAATATGATCCTGGACCAAGCCTTTAAATACATAACAGAATTGAAAAGGCAAAATGATGAACTCCTGCTTAATGGCGGAAACAATGAACAAG ctgaagaaattaaaaaattacggAAACAACTGGAagaaatccaaaaagaaaatggcCGATATATTGAATTACTGAAAGCAAATGATATATGCTTATACGATGACCCCACAATCCACTGGAAAGGAAATCTTAAAAACTCAAAAGTGTCTGTTGTTATTCCAAGTGACCAAGTTCAAAAAAATATCATTGTTTATTCCAATGGGAGTCAGCCTGGTGGAAACAGCCAGGGGACAGCTGTTCAGGGGATAACCTTTAATGTCAGtcataatttacaaaagcaaACCGCCAACGTGGTGCCGGTGCAGAGGACTTGCAATCTTGTGACTCCTGTGTCTATTTCTGGAGTTTACCCTTCTGAAAACAAGCCGTGGCATCAGACCACAGTTTCTGCACTGGCTGCCAACCAGCCTGTTCCTCTTTGTCTTCCTGCTGCCATTTCTGCTCAAAATATTCTTGAGCTTTCCACCTCCGAAAGTGAATCAAGTGTGCTTGGTGCCACTGGGAGCTCACTAATTGCTGTTTCAGTTGGGTCTGAGCCTCACCAACATCGGTCTTTGCACACAGGTCTAAATGATCAAAATTCTTCTGAAACTAATAATGGGCAAGAGAGCCCTAAATTATTAAAGAGGACAGCCCCTTGTGTTACAAGTGTCCCCCCAAGCTCCTCAGCACCTGCCACTAAAGTACACTGTGGAACCAAGTCCTGTCTAAGTACACAGGACTTCAGAGGTGACTTTCAAAACACCTTTGTTGTTTCAGTTACCACTGCAGTCTGTTCCCAGCTCCCTAGATCTGCAGGTGATTCTTCTCCAGTGAGTGTTAGCAAGTGCACAATCTCGACAAGTACAACCTCAGTGGTGGCACCATCTGCCTCTGGAGTAGAGAAGACTACTACTCCTGTGAGCACTCTTTCTACAAATCCTTTGGACAGTGGTTGgactctttcttgttctttgccTTCTTCAAGTGTTAGTGCTTCAGATTTGAAAAACATTAATAGCCTTACTCGAATTTCTTCAGCTGGAAACACACAGACAACGTGGACTACTTTGCAGCTGGCAGGAAACACTATTCAGCCCTTAAGCCAGACACCATCTTCCACTGTGATTCCAGTACTAAATGAGTCTGGTCCTAGCCCCACTGCAAGCAACCACAGTAGACACATGGCTACAAGCATCAACTTAAATAATTCCCTTCCAACAGATGGGTTATCAGTTGAGCAAGTAGTTGTAACCTTGCCTTCTTGTCCATCTTTACCTGTGCAGCCACTAATTGCCCAGCCACAAGTTAAATCTCAGCCACCAAAAAATATCCTTCCACTGAATTCAGCAATGCAAGTGATTCAGATGGCTCAGCCAGTTGGGTCAGCTGTTAATGCAACTCCAGCTAATCAAAATGTTATCATTCTTCAGCCCCCCAGCACTACCCCGTGCCCCACAGTGGTGAGGGCAGAAGTTCCCAACCAAACAGTAGGTCAACAGATAGTCATCATCCAGGCAGCTAATCAGAATCCGTTGCCACTCCTCTCTGCTCCACCTCCTGCTTCTGTTCGACTCCCTGTCAATGGAGCCAGTGCTATAATTGGGTCTAATCATTCAGTGCAAAATGTTTCAACCCCACAAACTTTTGGAGGAAAGCACCTTGTCCACATATTACCAAGACCTTCATCTTTGTCAACATCTAATTCAACACAGACTTTTTCTGTTACCATGTCAAACCAACAACAGCCTCAAACCATTTCTTTAAATGGACAGCTCTTTGCTTTGCAGCCTGTGATGTCTTCATCAGGAACTACAAATCACACCCCTATGCAAATTATTCAACCCACCACCAGCGAAGATCCAAATACCAATGTTGCCCTGAATACATTTGGTGCTTTGGCCAGCCTCAATCAAAGCATCTCACAGATGGCTGGGCAGAGTTGTGTGCAACTATCTCTTAGCCAGCCTGCCAATCCTCAAATTGCTGCAAATAGTCAAACCTCCCCAACTAACTGTGTTTCATTAACAACAACTGTAGCACCTCCCATGACAACTGACAATTCGGCCATACCCCCTGGTACTTTTAATCTTGTGACTACTTCCTCAATGAACACTGTTGCTTGTTTGCCACCTACCACAAAGtcaaaaagattaaataagaagCCAGGTGCCAAGAAACATATAGCAGCTAGCAAACCCACATGTCCTCTGAATCCAGTCAGAGAGGTGGGCAAGTCAGACTGCCCCAACATGGAAAGCGCAGCAGAGCCATCATGTACTCCTGGACTGCTGGAAAGCCTTCCTGTTGTGCTACCACCTGTCACTCTGTCCCAGGCAAATAGTGGAAGTGTTTCTGCTTCACATTCTTTGGACATGCTAAATTCTGAATCAGTAATACCTGAATCTGTATCCAAATCTAAGTCAGCAGAAGAGTCTAGCTCACCCTCCCAAGAATCTGGAACAAGTGAACATTGTGCAGTAGCCCCAGCAAAATCCAAAGATTCTACCCCCATTTTGCAAAGAGAGACTTCTCAGGATAAACCACCAAGTAGCTTAGCATTGTCAGATGCTACCAAATCCTGTACGTCAGCCAATGTATTGATTCCATCTCcaaatcctcagattttggtTTCTCAGGTGTCTGGTTTGTCATCCTCCACAAGGACTACAAGTACTGACTGTGTTTCTGAGGTAGAAATCATTGCTGAACCTTGCAGGATCGAGCAAGAGTCATCTTGCAATGACTCTGATACAATGCAAACTGCAGGTCTCTTAAAAGGGCAAGGTTTAACTACATTACTATCTGATGTTGCTAAAGAAAAAGACCCCCAGAAATCAACTCTTTCTGACCCTATGGATCATCCTGACTTTTCTTCAGAAAATTCTAAGATAATTGATTCAAGTGTTGATTTACACCCCAAGCAGGAACTGTTACTGATGAACAACGATGATAGAGATCCACCACAGCATCAGTCCTGCCTACCTGATCAGGAAGTTATTAATGGTTCTTTGCTCACCAGTAGGCAAGCTGACTCCCCCTCATCAACCAGCTCTGGAAGTACTCGCAGTTTCTCAGTTGCATCCATGCTTCCCGAAACAACTAGAGAAGATGTGACCAGCAGTACCTCAACTAATACATGTGACAGCTATACCTTTGCAGGGCAACCTGATATAGTAGCTCTTGCAGCAACAGTTATTTTTGGCCATCACAACATTGAGAAGGGAAGAGTTGGCATTCAGGCTGATGTAAGGGAGGGTACTTCAAAGCCTTCTGAAGCATCATCTTTAGAAGGAGACCAGTCTTTCAAATCACAGATCCCTAAAGAGAATGGCACAGGACAGACAGAAGCAACACCAAATGAACTTAACTCTCAGGATTCAATTGAAGTAACAGTGGACAGGCCCCTTGAAAAACCAAGTTGCTCTCTAGGAATTAAAACATCAAATGGTTCCTTACAGGTTTCAACTTCTCAGCCACCAAGCCTCACCAGTTTAAGTGTGAATAATCTCATCCATCAGAGCAGTATCAGCCATCCATTAGTCAGCTGTGCAGGTCTGTCCCAAACTTCAGAGCGAACAACTGCTTCTGCAACAGTTAATCTGACTGTTTCCTCTAGCTCCTACAGCAGCCAGCCTCCTGGACCACCTCTGATGACAGAATATTCTCAAGACCAGCTAAGTACTATGAATAATACCATACCGAATTCACAGATTCAAGAGTCCCTCTTAAAGCCAAGTCACGAAAGCCGAAAAGATTCTGCTAAGCGCTCTGTCCAAGATGACCTTTTACTGTCTTCAGCCAAACGTCAAAAGCATTGTCAACCAGTCCCCCTCAGGCTTGAAAACATGTCCCTAATGAGTGGAACTCCAGACAGCATTTCTGATCAAACTCAAATGATGGTTAGTCAGCTCCCTCCCAATTCTTCAAACTCAGTTGTGCCTGTTAGCAACCCAGCACATGGAGATGGCCTTACACGATTATTTCCACCTGGTAACAACTTTGTGTCCCCTGCATTGAGGCAAGCTGAAGTTCAGTGTAGCTCTCAGCCTTCAGTTGCTGAGCAGCAGCAAACCCAGGCAAGTCAACATCTACAAGCCCTGCAACAGCATGTTCCAGCTCAAGGTGTATCTCACCTTCATAGTAACCATCTGTACatcaagcagcagcagcaacagcaagcAGGGCAATTAAGAGAAAGGCATCACTTGTATCAACTGCAGCATCACGTACCTCATGCAGAGACTGCTGTTCACTCTCAGCCCCATAATGTGCACCAACAGAGAACTCTGCAACAGGAAGttcagatgcagaaaaaaaggaaTCTCGTTCAGGGCAGTCAGGCCTCTCAGCTTTCCTTACAACCAAAGCATCATGGAACTGACCAAGCCAGACCCAAGAGTGgccagccacatccccaccatCAGCAAATGCAGCAACAGATGCAGCAACACTTTGGAAGTTCCCAGCCAGAAAAGAGCTGTGAAAACCCTTCAACTAGCCGGAACCATCACAGCCATCCCCAAAACCACCTCAATCAAGATATTATGCACCAGCAGCAGGACGTTGGAAGCAGACAGCCAGGATCAGGGATTTCTTCTGAACATGTGTCTGGGCATAATCCAATGCAGAGACTTTTGACATCAAGAGGCTTGGAGCAGCAAATGGTGTCCCAATCAAGTATTGTGACTAGACCTTCAGATATGACCTGTACTCCACACAGGCCAGAGAGAAATCGCGTTTCCAGTTATTCTGCTGAGGCACTCATTGGAAAGACATCTTCTAATTCAGAGCAGAGAATGGGTATATCAATTCAGGGTTCCAGAGTTTCAGATCAGCTTGAAATGAGAAGCTATCTTGATGTTCCCAGAAATAAAAGCTTGGCTATTCATAATATGCAGGGTCGTGTAGACCATACTGTTGCCTCAGATATTCGCCTTTCTGATTGTCAGACATTTAAACCAAGTGGAGCTGGTCAGCAGCCCCAGAATAATTTTGAAGTACAGTCttcaagaaataatgaaatagttAACCCTGTATCTTCATTGAGGAGTATGCAGTCTCAGGCTTTTCGGATTAGTCAAAACACTGGCCCACCACCAATTGACCGTCAAAAGCGATTACCGTATCCACCAGTTCAGAGCATCCCAACAGGAAATGCTATCCCACCAAGGGATAGTGAAAATACATGTCACCAAAGTTTTATGCAGAGTTTGCTTGCCCCTCATCTTGGTGATCAGGTCATTGGGAGCCAGAGATCACTCTCAGAACATCAGAGGAATACACAGTGTGGTCCATCCTCTGCAATTGAATATAATTGTCCTCCAGCTCACGAAAGTGTCCATAttagaagagagagtgagaatcaGAATAGGGAAAGTTGTGACATGTCTTTAGGTGCAATTAACACAAGGAACAACTCCTTGAATATTCCTTTTTCAAGTTCCTCTTCCTCAGGAGATATTCAAGGCAGAAACACAAGTCCCAATGTTTCTGTACAGAAGTCCAACCCCATGAGGATTACTGACAGTCATGGGACCAAGGGCCACATGAACCCTCCTGTCACAACCAACATGCATGGGGTTGCAAGGCCAGCTTTGCCACACCCATCTGTGTCTCATGGAAATGCTGACCAAGGCCCTCCGGTACGTCAAGCCAATTCTTCAGTTCCCCAGAGATCAAGACATCCCTTGCAAGATAGCAGTGGTTCCAAAATTCGTCAACCTGAGAGGAATCGTTCTGGAAACCAAAGGCATAGTAATGTCTTTGATCCAAGTCTTCCCCATCTTCCTCTCTCTACTAGTGGCAGTATGATTCTTGGACGTCAACAGCCCACTACGGAGAAGAGAGGAAGTATTGTTCGTTTCATGCCCGATAGTCCACAAGTCCCTAATGATAATTCAGGTCCTGACCAGCATACGCTATCACAgaattttggttttccttttattcctgaGGGTGGTATGAATCCACCAATAAATGCTAATACTTCTTTCATTCCACAGGTTACGCAGCCCAGTGCCACTCGAACTCCAGCCCTCATTCCAGTAGATCCTCAAAATACTCTACCTTCATTCTATCCCCCATATTCTCCTGCTCATCCTACACTGTCCAATGATATTTCAATCCCTTATTTTTCTAATCAAATGTTCTCAAATCCTAGCACAGAGAAGGTAAACAGTGGAAGTTTAAATAACCGATTTGGATCAATTTTATCTCCTCCCAGACCTGTTGGCTTTGCTCAACCAAGTTTTCCTTTACTCCCTGATATGCCACCAATGCACATGACCAACTCTCACTTATCCAATTTTAATATGACATCTTTGTTTCCAGAAATAGCAACAGCTCTTCCTGATGGCTCAGCAATGTCTCCTTTGCTTACAATAGCAAACTCCTCTGCCTCTGACTCTTCCAAGCAGTCCTCGAACAGACCTGCCCACAACATAAGCCATATTTTAGGTCATGATTGCAGTTCAGCTGTTTAA